From Hallerella porci, a single genomic window includes:
- a CDS encoding glutamate synthase subunit beta gives MISNKPFLTIPRRDAEERPVQERIHDYKKTAKEMTKEQITEQATRCMNCGVPFCHAFGCPLLNVVPEINNAASRGEWRKALDLLLDTSPFPEFTGIVCPALCEGSCVNGQDGDAVAIREIEHRVIETGYENGWVHANLPLVRTDKHVAVIGSGPSGLSCAEYLNRAGINVTVYESAEHVGGFMRYGIPDFRLPKSVIERRVSLMQQEGIRFETNVCIGKDISPEYLLRNHDAIVLCCGSRAPRDLKVPGREFSGIHFAVDYLTQQNRINGGEVFDFDETKSAKGKHVVVVGGGDTGANCIGTAIRQGALDVTQIEIMPNAPIKRAPNNPWPEWPRIFKETPAHQEGCKRQWNINTLEAIGENGKVKALRCTEIEWKRGEDGRMFNVPKPDGAFVLPADLVLLAMGFVGHAIPDIVKAFNLRCDERGRIFRDADGMTSAKGVYIAGDCATGQSLVVRAITDGKRVASGIVKSLL, from the coding sequence ATGATTTCGAACAAACCTTTTCTCACGATTCCTCGTCGTGACGCGGAAGAACGCCCCGTTCAGGAACGTATCCACGATTACAAAAAAACTGCGAAGGAAATGACGAAAGAGCAGATTACCGAACAGGCAACGCGTTGCATGAATTGCGGCGTTCCGTTCTGCCACGCTTTCGGTTGTCCGCTTTTGAATGTCGTTCCCGAAATCAATAATGCAGCAAGTCGCGGCGAATGGCGCAAAGCGTTGGATCTTCTCTTGGACACAAGTCCGTTCCCCGAATTTACGGGAATTGTTTGCCCGGCTCTTTGCGAAGGTTCTTGCGTCAACGGCCAAGATGGCGATGCAGTTGCTATTCGCGAAATTGAACATCGTGTCATCGAAACCGGTTACGAAAACGGTTGGGTGCATGCGAACTTGCCGCTCGTGCGCACCGATAAACATGTCGCAGTCATCGGTTCGGGTCCTTCGGGTCTTTCTTGCGCCGAATATTTGAATCGCGCAGGCATTAACGTCACCGTTTACGAAAGTGCAGAACACGTCGGCGGCTTTATGCGCTACGGCATCCCCGACTTCCGTCTTCCAAAATCGGTTATCGAACGTCGCGTTTCTTTGATGCAGCAAGAAGGCATCCGCTTCGAAACGAATGTGTGCATCGGCAAAGATATTTCTCCGGAATATTTACTGCGCAATCATGATGCAATCGTTCTCTGCTGCGGCTCTCGTGCTCCGCGTGATTTGAAAGTCCCGGGACGCGAATTTTCGGGCATTCATTTCGCCGTCGATTATTTGACTCAGCAAAACCGCATCAATGGCGGGGAAGTCTTTGATTTCGATGAAACGAAAAGTGCAAAAGGCAAACATGTCGTCGTTGTCGGTGGTGGTGATACCGGTGCAAACTGCATTGGTACAGCGATTCGTCAAGGTGCACTCGATGTGACACAAATCGAAATTATGCCGAACGCTCCGATCAAACGCGCTCCGAATAATCCTTGGCCCGAATGGCCGCGCATCTTCAAAGAAACGCCGGCTCATCAAGAAGGCTGCAAACGGCAATGGAACATCAACACATTGGAAGCGATTGGCGAAAATGGAAAAGTCAAAGCGCTCCGTTGCACCGAAATCGAATGGAAACGCGGCGAAGACGGTCGTATGTTCAATGTTCCGAAACCCGATGGCGCATTTGTGCTCCCAGCAGATCTCGTGCTTTTGGCAATGGGATTTGTCGGTCACGCAATTCCGGATATCGTCAAAGCATTCAACTTGAGATGCGATGAACGCGGTCGTATTTTCCGCGATGCAGACGGTATGACTTCGGCAAAGGGCGTGTACATTGCCGGTGACTGTGCAACAGGACAATCTCTGGTTGTGCGTGCGATTACCGATGGTAAACGCGTCGCTTCTGGAATTGTGAAATCGCTTCTCTAA